The following proteins are encoded in a genomic region of Cyclonatronum proteinivorum:
- the rfbD gene encoding dTDP-4-dehydrorhamnose reductase, translated as MKYLILGAKGQLGLEWTKYLQSHQIPYLATDRDELDITEQQAVEDCLNQFKPDVVLNCVAYTNVDGAETETDANERLNHTAPGLVAKLCEAHRITFVHYSTDYVFSGKITDKQVYPDGYPVDAPVSPVNQYGAAKLRGEQAVQAAGENHLIIRIAWLCSAYGKNFLKTMLRLGQEKPKLSIVNDQFGSPTFTFDVVDATAAILASGQRGVFHLTSEGMYTWFDFANAIFKASDITVKTEGVDSSAYPMVAKRPAFSKLDNSRFKAVAGGKTYQMEQGIRRVLDELNKQS; from the coding sequence GTGAAATATTTGATTTTGGGTGCCAAAGGTCAGCTTGGACTGGAATGGACCAAATACCTTCAATCTCACCAAATTCCTTACCTGGCAACAGACAGGGACGAGCTTGATATTACTGAACAGCAAGCTGTTGAGGACTGTCTGAATCAGTTTAAACCGGATGTTGTGCTTAATTGTGTCGCATATACCAATGTGGATGGCGCAGAAACCGAGACCGATGCCAACGAACGCTTGAACCATACGGCACCCGGTTTAGTCGCGAAACTTTGTGAGGCACATAGAATTACCTTTGTACATTACTCTACCGATTATGTATTTAGCGGCAAAATTACCGATAAACAAGTTTATCCTGACGGGTATCCAGTAGATGCGCCCGTAAGCCCGGTAAATCAGTACGGGGCTGCAAAACTAAGGGGGGAGCAAGCTGTTCAGGCAGCGGGTGAGAATCATCTCATCATCCGGATTGCCTGGCTTTGCAGTGCATACGGCAAAAACTTTCTGAAAACCATGCTTCGCCTTGGTCAGGAAAAGCCTAAACTTTCGATAGTCAATGATCAGTTTGGATCACCGACTTTTACATTTGATGTAGTTGATGCAACTGCAGCAATTCTGGCTTCGGGGCAAAGAGGGGTGTTTCACCTTACATCTGAAGGAATGTACACCTGGTTCGATTTTGCAAACGCTATATTTAAGGCCTCAGATATTACGGTTAAAACAGAGGGAGTTGACAGCAGCGCTTATCCTATGGTTGCGAAACGCCCGGCCTTTTCCAAGCTTGATAACAGCAGGTTCAAAGCTGTTGCCGGTGGTAAAACCTATCAGATGGAACAGGGTATAAGACGTGTGCTGGATGAATTAAACAAACAATCCTAA
- the alaS gene encoding alanine--tRNA ligase, producing the protein MSIKTAAQIRQEFLDFFAAKAHAITPSAPVVPQDDPTLLFTNAGMNQFKPIFLGEQQTYAQDGRQWSRAANSQKCIRVSGKHNDLEEVGIDTYHHTLFEMLGNWSFGDYFKEEAIAWAWELLVKEWGLDPDRLYATVFGGDEKDGLPVDDEAIELWKKVTSIKPENILRFGKKDNFWEMGDTGPCGPCSEIHVDLRSDEERAKVSGAELVNADDPRVMEIWNLVFIQFNRQPDGSLQKLPAQHVDTGMGFERICAVLQGKTSNYDSDVFQPLIQEIAALASKTYGKDEKTDIAIRVIADHIRAVSFGVADGASPSNDGRGYVIRRILRRAMRYGWDVLGLREPFMHRLVPGIGKVFEEVFPELQAQLAYVISVVKAEEESFLRTLGQGISLFEQVAQDTKEIAGEHAFKLHDTYGFPIDLTRLMARERGLTVDEAGFDRLMQEQKERARSAGRFQAVTSDAQPWNFMPGHTELSETKFTGYDNFSVKAGLIAWRPTDDDGIFEVVLDQTPFYAESGGQVADTGFIRFGDTALRVNDVRKKDGVFIHYTEGAPPQNSAECYAEIDSGLRTETQKNHTATHILHAVLRNTLGDHVAQKGSLVAPDKLRFDFSHFEAVTQEQLDQIEAQVNQKIQENIPLTDERNVPIEEAKSRGAMMLFGEKYGDFVRVVTFDPSFSVEFCGGTHVKATGEIGYFRFVSESSVASGIRRVEAVTGVKADALLRTEKHILSSLKKIAGAGKDPLTFVEELLAERKNLQREVKALKMEVAGAGLEQILSNSEVVTNGVRLIKGVVEGSDMSQLKQLGYDMLNREQSGTVCLLGTADAEAGKVYLMACVSDDLIKRGLKAGALVGAAAKFVGGGGGGQPNLATAGGKQPENLSKALENAPELIKSFLQN; encoded by the coding sequence ATGTCAATTAAAACCGCTGCCCAAATAAGGCAGGAATTTCTCGACTTCTTTGCTGCAAAGGCACACGCCATCACGCCAAGTGCCCCTGTTGTACCGCAGGATGATCCTACCTTGCTTTTCACCAATGCGGGCATGAATCAGTTTAAACCTATTTTTTTAGGTGAACAGCAAACCTACGCGCAGGACGGGCGGCAATGGTCACGCGCAGCGAACAGCCAAAAGTGCATTCGCGTAAGTGGCAAACATAACGATCTCGAGGAGGTAGGTATAGATACCTACCATCACACCCTTTTCGAGATGCTCGGAAACTGGTCGTTTGGGGATTATTTCAAGGAAGAAGCCATAGCATGGGCCTGGGAATTGCTGGTAAAAGAATGGGGGCTCGATCCCGACCGGCTCTACGCTACTGTTTTTGGCGGAGATGAAAAAGACGGTCTGCCGGTAGACGATGAAGCTATAGAACTTTGGAAGAAAGTGACATCCATCAAACCGGAAAACATCCTTCGCTTTGGTAAAAAGGATAATTTTTGGGAAATGGGGGATACCGGCCCCTGCGGACCCTGTTCTGAAATTCATGTTGATCTTCGCTCAGATGAAGAACGCGCTAAGGTTAGCGGAGCGGAGCTTGTAAATGCAGACGACCCAAGGGTAATGGAAATCTGGAACCTGGTTTTTATCCAGTTTAATCGTCAGCCTGACGGCAGCTTGCAAAAACTACCGGCTCAGCACGTTGACACCGGAATGGGTTTTGAGCGGATTTGTGCGGTACTGCAAGGCAAAACTTCCAATTATGATTCGGACGTTTTTCAGCCGCTTATTCAGGAAATCGCGGCTTTGGCTTCCAAAACCTACGGCAAGGATGAAAAAACGGATATTGCCATTCGCGTCATCGCCGATCACATTCGTGCTGTATCATTCGGTGTAGCGGACGGAGCTTCTCCTTCCAATGATGGCCGCGGCTACGTCATCCGGCGTATTCTGCGACGTGCCATGCGCTATGGCTGGGATGTTCTCGGCCTGCGTGAGCCATTCATGCACCGGCTTGTTCCGGGTATCGGGAAAGTTTTTGAGGAGGTATTCCCGGAGCTTCAGGCACAGCTTGCCTACGTTATATCTGTGGTGAAGGCTGAGGAGGAAAGCTTCCTGCGCACCTTAGGGCAAGGCATAAGCCTGTTCGAACAGGTTGCACAAGACACCAAAGAAATTGCCGGCGAACACGCCTTTAAATTGCATGACACCTATGGTTTTCCCATAGACCTGACGCGCTTAATGGCCCGCGAACGGGGCCTGACTGTTGATGAAGCGGGTTTTGACCGGCTAATGCAGGAGCAAAAAGAGCGCGCAAGAAGTGCCGGTCGGTTTCAGGCGGTTACGTCGGATGCGCAACCCTGGAATTTCATGCCGGGGCATACCGAACTCTCTGAAACAAAATTCACCGGATACGATAACTTTTCTGTAAAAGCCGGGCTAATTGCATGGCGCCCAACAGATGATGACGGTATTTTTGAAGTTGTTCTCGATCAAACCCCGTTTTATGCGGAGAGTGGCGGTCAGGTTGCTGACACTGGTTTTATCCGTTTCGGAGATACGGCATTGCGCGTAAATGATGTTCGTAAGAAAGACGGCGTCTTCATCCATTACACAGAAGGCGCGCCGCCGCAAAACAGCGCCGAATGCTATGCTGAAATTGACAGTGGTCTTCGTACAGAGACGCAAAAAAATCATACTGCAACACACATCCTGCATGCCGTGCTTCGAAACACGCTTGGAGATCATGTAGCACAGAAAGGCTCACTTGTAGCCCCGGATAAACTCAGGTTTGACTTCTCACATTTTGAAGCTGTTACACAGGAACAGCTTGATCAGATTGAGGCGCAGGTCAATCAGAAAATTCAGGAAAACATCCCGCTGACCGATGAGCGTAATGTCCCGATTGAAGAGGCCAAATCACGCGGGGCCATGATGCTCTTTGGGGAAAAATATGGGGATTTCGTCCGTGTCGTTACCTTTGACCCGTCGTTCTCCGTGGAGTTTTGCGGAGGCACGCACGTAAAGGCGACCGGTGAGATCGGATACTTCCGTTTTGTCTCGGAATCAAGCGTCGCTTCGGGCATACGCCGTGTTGAGGCGGTAACCGGGGTGAAGGCCGATGCCCTTCTGCGCACGGAGAAGCATATTTTGTCATCACTGAAGAAAATTGCCGGCGCCGGCAAGGATCCGCTTACTTTTGTCGAAGAACTCCTTGCTGAAAGAAAAAATCTTCAAAGAGAAGTTAAAGCGCTCAAGATGGAAGTGGCAGGTGCAGGGCTCGAGCAAATACTCAGTAACAGCGAAGTTGTAACAAATGGCGTTAGGCTTATCAAAGGCGTTGTAGAGGGTTCTGACATGAGTCAGCTTAAGCAACTTGGCTACGATATGCTCAACAGGGAGCAATCCGGCACGGTTTGTCTCTTAGGTACGGCGGATGCAGAAGCTGGTAAAGTGTATCTGATGGCCTGTGTATCTGATGACCTTATCAAACGCGGGCTCAAAGCGGGAGCGCTGGTCGGAGCCGCAGCTAAATTTGTTGGCGGCGGCGGCGGCGGGCAGCCTAACCTTGCGACAGCGGGTGGCAAACAGCCTGAAAATCTTAGTAAAGCGCTGGAGAATGCACCTGAACTGATTAAAAGCTTTCTCCAAAATTGA
- a CDS encoding peptidylprolyl isomerase: MKTAYLTTQYGTMKIEFFEKDAPGTVANFVKLSEDGFYDGLTFHRVIPDFVVQGGCPKGTGVGGPGYQIKCELDGGNQYHDRGVLSMAHAGRDTGGSQFFICHSRDNTAHLDRRHTVFGKVVENVDIVDKIRQGDKIEKIEIRDEA, translated from the coding sequence ATGAAAACAGCATACTTGACGACACAATACGGGACCATGAAAATTGAATTTTTTGAGAAAGATGCGCCCGGAACAGTGGCAAATTTTGTAAAGCTTTCTGAGGACGGCTTCTATGACGGGCTAACCTTTCACCGCGTAATTCCTGACTTTGTCGTTCAGGGAGGCTGTCCTAAAGGCACAGGTGTTGGCGGACCGGGTTACCAAATTAAGTGTGAGCTTGATGGCGGCAATCAGTATCACGACCGCGGTGTTTTGTCTATGGCCCATGCCGGGCGCGATACCGGCGGATCTCAGTTTTTTATCTGTCACAGCCGCGACAATACAGCACATCTCGACCGCCGTCACACCGTTTTTGGCAAAGTAGTTGAGAATGTTGATATTGTTGACAAAATCCGTCAGGGGGATAAAATCGAAAAAATTGAAATCCGGGACGAAGCTTAA
- a CDS encoding pyruvate dehydrogenase complex E1 component subunit beta, which produces MSVKQFRDAIREAMVEEMRRDENIIIMGEEVAEYDGAYKVTQGMLEEFGLRRVIDTPISELGFAGVGVGAAMNGLRPIIEFMTFNFAVVGIDQILNNAAKIRYMSGGQVKFPMVFRGPNASAGQLGATHSVAYESLYAHIPGLKVMYPSEPYDAKGMLKTAIRDDDPVIFLESEQMYGMKQEVPDEEYLIPYGVGKIKREGDDVTIVAHGKMYHIAQQAAKELAKDGIEAEIIDPRCMKPFDFKMVIESIKKTNRCVIVDESHPFAGMAAEIGFVIQRDAFDYLDAPVQRVTIPDVPAPFAKNLFDIWLPGPKQVIDAVKTVTYNN; this is translated from the coding sequence ATGTCTGTTAAACAATTCAGAGACGCCATCCGTGAAGCGATGGTCGAAGAAATGCGCCGTGATGAAAATATCATCATCATGGGAGAAGAGGTTGCTGAGTACGATGGCGCCTACAAGGTTACGCAGGGAATGCTCGAGGAATTCGGGCTGCGCCGGGTAATTGATACCCCGATCTCAGAACTCGGGTTTGCGGGGGTAGGTGTTGGAGCTGCCATGAATGGTCTGCGACCCATTATCGAATTTATGACCTTCAATTTCGCAGTTGTCGGTATAGATCAGATTCTGAACAACGCAGCCAAAATCCGCTACATGAGCGGTGGTCAGGTGAAATTTCCGATGGTATTCAGAGGCCCTAACGCTTCAGCCGGTCAGCTCGGGGCAACACACTCTGTTGCATACGAAAGCCTGTACGCCCACATTCCGGGTCTTAAGGTGATGTACCCATCCGAGCCCTATGATGCAAAAGGCATGCTCAAAACAGCGATTCGTGATGACGACCCCGTTATCTTCCTGGAATCCGAGCAAATGTACGGCATGAAACAGGAAGTACCCGATGAGGAGTATCTCATTCCGTATGGGGTTGGTAAAATTAAGCGCGAGGGAGATGATGTAACGATTGTTGCGCACGGTAAAATGTACCATATTGCGCAGCAAGCGGCAAAAGAGCTCGCTAAGGATGGTATTGAAGCTGAGATCATTGATCCGCGCTGCATGAAGCCATTTGACTTCAAAATGGTGATTGAGTCGATCAAAAAAACCAACCGTTGTGTGATTGTGGATGAGTCCCACCCGTTTGCAGGCATGGCGGCTGAGATTGGTTTCGTCATTCAGCGCGATGCTTTTGACTATCTCGATGCGCCTGTACAGCGTGTAACGATACCTGATGTACCGGCTCCGTTCGCAAAAAACTTGTTCGACATCTGGCTGCCGGGCCCGAAACAAGTCATTGACGCGGTCAAGACCGTGACGTACAATAATTAA
- the rnz gene encoding ribonuclease Z codes for MIIVPLGVASATPTAKRHLSSVALWRDGRVYLFDCGENAQMRALQAGLKRSKIDYIFISHMDGDHFFGLPGLISTMQLQRRENVLNIVGPEGLKEFIEAALKAASIELTFEIVFKEFKDGFEHEIVVDDPEFYIEARPLEHKNLCVGYRFQEKDKPGKVDAAKAEQMGITEDWQYKKLKAGEDVELEDGTIVPSSEIVGEPKKGDSFAYVTDTLFSVNSLKLAYKATILYHEATFDQNLKDKAEETFHSTAEDAATIAHKAEVQRLVISHFSARYTNQFVLLKEARKIFQDTWVATELRPIMTDPQHERGIIKAKIPIDTSTPGGKGPNKGGYRGGGGGKGKYFRPRKRFDRGDDSRGGGRPYDNRGRGGGRPYDNRGGGRPYDNRGGGGRPYDNRSGGGRGRPYDNRGGGGGGYRRDYDDRGGNRSYDNRGGGRSYDNRGGGRNYDDRGGRSYDNRGPRDWDNRDNRDNRGGPPSRDYDNRNRRFDNRDNRDNRNDRDQRFERRDRDNSPKDFDKDMDQSKLPIKPRTPYDDFDRF; via the coding sequence ATGATTATAGTACCTTTAGGTGTTGCGTCGGCAACGCCTACAGCCAAACGACACCTGTCATCTGTAGCGCTGTGGCGCGACGGACGCGTCTATTTATTTGATTGCGGCGAAAATGCCCAAATGCGTGCCCTTCAGGCCGGCCTGAAAAGATCAAAAATCGACTACATCTTTATTTCGCACATGGATGGAGATCATTTCTTCGGCTTGCCCGGTTTGATTTCTACCATGCAGCTGCAGCGCCGTGAAAATGTGCTCAACATAGTGGGGCCCGAAGGTCTTAAAGAATTTATTGAGGCTGCCCTTAAAGCTGCGAGCATAGAGCTCACATTTGAAATTGTGTTTAAAGAATTTAAGGATGGATTCGAGCACGAAATCGTAGTTGACGATCCTGAGTTCTACATTGAGGCTCGTCCGCTTGAGCACAAAAACCTTTGTGTAGGGTATCGTTTTCAGGAAAAAGATAAACCGGGTAAGGTTGATGCTGCCAAAGCCGAACAAATGGGCATTACAGAAGACTGGCAGTACAAGAAACTTAAGGCCGGTGAAGATGTTGAGCTTGAAGACGGCACCATTGTCCCTTCTTCAGAAATCGTTGGCGAGCCCAAAAAAGGTGACAGTTTTGCCTACGTAACCGATACGCTGTTTTCCGTGAACTCACTCAAGCTCGCTTATAAGGCAACCATTCTGTATCACGAGGCAACATTTGATCAGAATCTGAAGGATAAAGCGGAAGAGACTTTTCACTCTACAGCTGAAGACGCAGCTACCATTGCCCATAAAGCTGAAGTGCAGCGTCTGGTCATTTCGCATTTTTCCGCGCGTTACACCAATCAGTTCGTGCTGTTGAAAGAAGCCCGTAAGATTTTCCAAGACACTTGGGTTGCAACCGAGCTTCGCCCGATTATGACGGACCCACAGCACGAAAGAGGCATAATCAAAGCCAAAATTCCAATTGATACATCAACACCGGGTGGTAAAGGTCCGAATAAAGGCGGATACCGCGGCGGTGGAGGCGGTAAAGGCAAATACTTCCGTCCGCGCAAGCGTTTCGACCGTGGCGATGATTCGCGTGGCGGCGGTCGTCCATACGACAACCGCGGAAGAGGTGGCGGACGCCCCTACGATAACCGTGGCGGCGGCAGGCCATATGACAACCGTGGAGGAGGCGGTCGCCCCTACGATAATCGCAGTGGAGGCGGTAGAGGACGCCCATACGACAACCGCGGCGGAGGCGGTGGCGGATACCGCAGAGATTACGACGACAGAGGAGGAAACCGTTCTTATGATAACCGCGGCGGCGGGCGCTCTTACGATAATCGTGGCGGAGGCCGTAACTACGACGACAGAGGCGGCAGGTCTTACGATAACCGCGGACCCCGTGACTGGGATAACCGGGATAATCGCGACAACCGTGGCGGACCACCATCACGTGATTATGATAACCGTAACCGTCGTTTTGATAACCGGGACAACCGCGATAACCGTAACGATCGTGATCAGCGTTTCGAGCGCAGAGACCGTGACAATTCCCCCAAGGACTTTGATAAAGACATGGATCAGTCAAAGCTTCCGATAAAACCACGTACCCCATACGACGATTTTGACCGCTTCTGA
- a CDS encoding ABC transporter ATP-binding protein produces MTASDKKSKFDSKAVDSHLIRRLYQFLKPYKWYLVLALVLTLIVSFAGPLRPFLIQIAIDDYIATGDVPGLTQIVFFILGVLIVESVLMVAVTFITRWIGQGALLSLRNAVFEKIQSLHVQFFDRNPIGKLITRTTNDIEALSDLLSSGVVNIIGDLFRIFFILVFMFAMSWELTLVSISILPVLFYATFWFKAKVRVAFLDIRDWIARLNSFVQEHINGMSIVQLFGREKKEMEKFSAINNEHKKAHIRTIFYFAVFWPIVEVLSSFAMALVIWYGGASVLSGTLTFGILVAFIQYVRLFFLPIRDLSDKFNTLQSALASSERIFSVMDVENEVREAEKPIHQKPSSHDIEFRNVSFRYTEKGDQILRNVSFSVKDGQTVAVVGATGSGKTTLINLMMRFYDIKDGEILVQGRNIKDYSLNCLRRCFGLVLQDNALFSGSIYENVSLGNPDITMEQVVEAAKAVEADRFIERLPGGYNFVLHERGASLSMGQRQLLCFMRALVYNPGVLVLDEATSNVDSETEALVTGAIDKLLKNRTSIVIAHRLATIQHADKILVMHKGEIREEGTHQQLIKKRDGIYRRLYELQYKDQAA; encoded by the coding sequence TTGACCGCTTCTGATAAAAAGTCAAAGTTTGATTCTAAAGCCGTCGATTCACACCTGATTCGACGGCTTTATCAGTTTCTGAAACCCTACAAGTGGTACCTTGTTTTAGCGCTGGTTCTCACGCTAATTGTATCTTTCGCTGGTCCGCTACGCCCGTTCCTGATACAAATTGCTATAGATGATTACATCGCAACCGGTGATGTGCCGGGTCTTACGCAAATTGTCTTTTTTATTCTGGGTGTACTGATTGTTGAAAGTGTGCTCATGGTTGCCGTCACCTTCATCACCCGATGGATCGGGCAAGGTGCCTTACTTTCACTCCGTAATGCAGTTTTTGAGAAAATACAGTCGCTGCATGTACAGTTTTTCGACCGCAACCCTATCGGAAAACTCATCACCCGAACAACCAACGATATTGAAGCCCTGAGTGATCTTCTTTCGTCCGGTGTAGTAAATATCATCGGGGATCTCTTCCGGATTTTCTTCATTTTGGTTTTTATGTTTGCGATGAGCTGGGAGCTTACGCTGGTCTCAATCAGCATACTTCCGGTACTTTTTTATGCAACCTTTTGGTTTAAGGCAAAAGTTCGGGTTGCTTTTCTTGACATCCGGGACTGGATTGCCCGGCTGAATTCTTTTGTGCAGGAGCACATCAATGGGATGAGCATTGTACAGCTGTTTGGCCGGGAAAAGAAGGAGATGGAAAAATTCAGTGCCATTAATAACGAGCATAAAAAAGCGCACATCCGTACCATTTTTTATTTTGCTGTTTTCTGGCCCATTGTAGAAGTGCTCTCGAGTTTCGCAATGGCGCTTGTTATCTGGTATGGGGGAGCAAGCGTACTTTCAGGCACGCTCACATTCGGTATTCTGGTAGCTTTCATTCAGTACGTCCGTCTGTTTTTCCTGCCGATCCGTGATTTGTCAGATAAGTTCAACACGCTCCAAAGCGCACTTGCTTCTTCTGAACGTATTTTTAGTGTAATGGATGTCGAAAACGAAGTCAGAGAAGCGGAGAAGCCGATTCATCAAAAACCGTCTTCCCACGATATTGAATTCAGAAACGTCTCCTTCCGCTACACGGAGAAAGGTGATCAGATTCTTCGAAACGTTTCCTTTTCTGTAAAAGACGGGCAAACCGTTGCGGTTGTTGGGGCAACCGGATCGGGAAAAACCACGCTGATCAATCTTATGATGCGGTTTTATGACATCAAGGACGGAGAAATTCTGGTCCAGGGCCGCAACATTAAGGATTATTCGCTGAACTGTCTTCGCCGTTGTTTTGGCCTGGTTTTACAGGATAATGCCTTGTTTTCGGGCTCAATTTATGAAAATGTGAGCCTGGGCAATCCGGATATTACCATGGAACAGGTTGTTGAAGCTGCAAAAGCGGTTGAAGCTGATCGCTTCATTGAGCGGTTGCCGGGCGGCTACAATTTTGTGCTGCACGAACGGGGTGCTTCCCTGTCTATGGGGCAGCGGCAGCTTCTTTGTTTTATGCGGGCGCTGGTGTATAATCCCGGCGTTTTGGTGCTGGATGAAGCTACTTCCAACGTCGATTCCGAAACAGAGGCACTTGTGACCGGTGCCATTGACAAGCTCCTGAAAAACCGTACTTCCATCGTGATTGCGCACCGCCTTGCTACGATTCAGCATGCCGATAAAATTCTGGTTATGCATAAGGGCGAAATAAGGGAAGAAGGTACCCATCAGCAACTAATCAAAAAACGCGATGGAATTTACCGCCGCCTTTACGAACTTCAATACAAAGATCAGGCCGCCTGA
- a CDS encoding pyruvate dehydrogenase complex dihydrolipoamide acetyltransferase, with product MAIVIDMPKLSDTMEEGVIAKWNVSEGDAVSSGDIIAEVETDKATMDVEVFDDGTVLKLVASEGDAIPLGGIIAIIGDEGEDISDLLDGDSSSASGKEAPAKKEKEPKEVEEEEKEFDPLFGEIEDKDEAGQEESAESADSASDEDGRVKASPLARKMAKEQGISLSKVKGSGPNGRIVKADIEGYKPEEQSPKQQAKSEEKAAPATKPAAAAAVNYEDIPINQMRKTIARRLSESMFTNPHFYETIDIDMKKAVQMRESLNVMPDVKISFNDMVVKACAVALRRHPKINSSWLGDVIRMHKDVHIAVAVAVEDGLLTPVIRDTDRKGFAEIGKEVRELAGKAKEKKLQPDQMEGSTFTISNLGMFGIEEFTAIINPPNACILAVGAIRDVPVVENGEVVPGKRMKVTLSSDHRVVDGALAAQFLQTLRSLLEEPMGMLL from the coding sequence ATGGCTATAGTAATTGATATGCCCAAACTTAGTGACACAATGGAAGAAGGTGTCATTGCAAAATGGAACGTTAGTGAAGGTGACGCGGTAAGCTCCGGAGACATCATTGCTGAAGTTGAAACAGACAAAGCAACAATGGATGTTGAAGTTTTCGATGACGGCACAGTTCTCAAACTCGTTGCGAGTGAAGGAGACGCTATCCCCCTAGGCGGAATAATCGCAATCATCGGAGATGAAGGCGAAGATATCAGTGATCTTCTTGATGGCGACAGCTCGTCCGCTTCCGGTAAAGAAGCGCCCGCGAAAAAAGAGAAAGAACCTAAGGAAGTGGAAGAAGAAGAGAAAGAATTTGATCCGCTCTTTGGCGAAATTGAGGATAAGGACGAAGCTGGTCAGGAAGAAAGTGCCGAATCAGCTGATTCGGCTTCTGATGAAGACGGTCGCGTAAAAGCTTCACCGCTTGCCCGCAAAATGGCCAAAGAACAGGGCATTAGTCTCAGCAAAGTTAAGGGCAGCGGCCCCAATGGACGCATAGTGAAGGCTGATATTGAAGGATATAAGCCGGAAGAGCAAAGTCCGAAACAACAAGCTAAATCTGAAGAAAAAGCTGCACCAGCGACCAAACCCGCCGCTGCAGCCGCCGTTAATTACGAAGATATTCCCATCAATCAGATGCGCAAAACCATTGCGCGCCGCCTGAGTGAGAGTATGTTCACCAACCCGCACTTCTATGAAACGATTGATATCGACATGAAGAAAGCGGTACAGATGCGCGAGAGTTTAAATGTAATGCCCGATGTGAAAATCAGCTTTAATGACATGGTTGTTAAAGCCTGTGCTGTTGCACTGCGCCGCCATCCAAAAATCAACAGCTCATGGCTGGGCGACGTAATCCGTATGCACAAAGATGTTCATATTGCAGTAGCGGTAGCCGTTGAAGACGGTTTGCTCACGCCTGTCATCCGCGATACGGATCGCAAAGGATTTGCTGAAATTGGCAAAGAAGTACGCGAGCTTGCCGGCAAAGCCAAAGAGAAGAAGCTGCAGCCCGATCAGATGGAAGGCAGCACCTTCACGATCAGCAATCTCGGTATGTTTGGTATTGAGGAATTTACAGCAATCATCAACCCGCCTAATGCCTGTATTCTGGCCGTAGGAGCTATTCGGGATGTACCTGTTGTCGAGAACGGTGAAGTCGTCCCGGGCAAGCGTATGAAGGTAACTCTTTCCAGTGATCACCGCGTCGTTGACGGTGCACTTGCCGCTCAGTTCCTGCAAACGCTGCGGAGTCTGTTAGAAGAACCAATGGGTATGTTATTGTAA
- the pdhA gene encoding pyruvate dehydrogenase (acetyl-transferring) E1 component subunit alpha, whose product MAKKAEDGFTPTGKVYKSTTLPKPTNKNHKDLGIKDEQLPLIFRNMYLQRRFEERAAQMYQKGKFGGFLHLYIGQEAVSASTVHVLNDDDDIISAYRVHGMALARGTSPNACMAELFGKVTGCSKGKGGSMHFFDVEKHFWGGHAIVGAHIPLGAGLAMANKYQGNGRIAICFFGDGAVDQGSLNETFNLAQLWKLPVIFVVENNGYSMGTAVERHSAGQLHKRGEAYDMKNGVANGMDFFSMVDTLTDIAKEVRETNEPYFLEVKTYRYRGHSMSDPGNYRTKEELVEFRSFDPIERLKTYMLEHKLITKDEIKNIEDEVNQEVLDAIDFAENSDFPPASDLYEHVYVQEDFPFHT is encoded by the coding sequence ATGGCAAAAAAAGCCGAGGATGGGTTCACACCCACGGGTAAGGTTTACAAAAGCACTACGCTTCCTAAACCAACTAACAAAAATCATAAGGATTTAGGTATAAAGGACGAACAGTTACCACTCATTTTCCGCAACATGTACCTGCAGCGTCGTTTCGAAGAACGGGCCGCACAAATGTACCAAAAGGGAAAATTCGGTGGTTTTCTTCACCTGTACATCGGGCAGGAAGCTGTTTCGGCGAGTACGGTGCATGTTTTAAATGATGATGATGATATCATCAGTGCGTACCGGGTTCACGGTATGGCGCTTGCAAGAGGTACAAGCCCAAATGCCTGTATGGCCGAGCTGTTCGGTAAGGTGACCGGATGCTCCAAAGGTAAGGGCGGTTCCATGCACTTTTTTGACGTTGAAAAACACTTCTGGGGCGGTCATGCCATTGTAGGCGCACACATTCCGCTCGGTGCCGGACTTGCCATGGCCAACAAATATCAGGGTAACGGTCGTATCGCGATTTGCTTCTTCGGAGATGGTGCCGTCGATCAGGGTTCTCTGAACGAAACCTTTAACCTGGCTCAGCTCTGGAAGCTCCCGGTCATTTTTGTGGTTGAAAACAACGGATACTCAATGGGTACCGCTGTAGAACGGCATTCCGCGGGTCAGCTTCATAAGCGCGGAGAAGCTTATGACATGAAAAATGGGGTTGCCAATGGGATGGACTTTTTCTCCATGGTAGATACGCTCACAGATATCGCAAAAGAAGTACGCGAAACCAATGAGCCCTACTTCCTTGAAGTGAAAACCTACCGCTACCGCGGACATTCCATGAGTGATCCCGGAAATTACCGCACCAAAGAAGAGCTTGTAGAATTCCGCTCGTTTGATCCTATAGAGCGCCTGAAAACCTACATGCTTGAGCATAAGCTCATCACAAAAGATGAAATTAAAAACATCGAAGATGAGGTCAATCAGGAAGTGCTGGATGCCATTGATTTTGCTGAAAACAGTGATTTCCCGCCGGCTTCAGATCTCTATGAGCATGTGTATGTTCAGGAAGATTTCCCGTTCCATACCTAA